A window of the Streptomyces sp. NBC_00250 genome harbors these coding sequences:
- a CDS encoding sodium-translocating pyrophosphatase — protein MYPTSLAAAVLTSGNRTIVYVVGAVALAALVVARLLVRQVLRAGEGTERMREIAAAVQEGANAYLARQLRTLAVFAFVVFFLLMLLPADNWSQRAGRSLFFLVGALFSAVTGYIGMRLAVRANVRVAAAAREATPAKGEPEKNLTEVAHRAMRIAFRTGGVVGMCTVGLGLLGAACVVLVYAADAPKVLEGFGLGAALIAMFMRVGGGIFTKAADVGADLVGKVEQGIPEDDPRNAATIADNVGDNVGDCAGMAADLFESYAVTLVAALILGKAAFGDHGLAFPLIVPAIGVITAVIGIFAVSPRHGDRGGMTAINRGFLVSAVISLAGVAVAAFTYLPSSYAELRGVTEPGIHDHAGDPRVLALVAVALGIVLAALIQQLTGYFTETSRRPVRDIGKSSLTGPATVVLAGVALGMESAVYTALLIGLAVYGAFLLGGASIMLALFAVALAGTGLLTTVGVIVAMDTFGPVADNAQGIAEMSGDVQGAGAQVLTDLDAVGNTTKAITKGIAIATAVLAASALFGSYRDAIATSVAEVGARANELTLSMDISQPNNLFGLILGSAVVFLFSGLAINAVSRSAGSVVYEVRRQFREHPGIMNYTEKPEYGRVVDICTRDALRELATPGLLAVMAPIAVGFALGVGPLGSYLAGAIGTGALMAVFLANSGGAWDNAKKLVEDGNHGGKGSEAHEATVIGDTVGDPFKDTAGPAINPLLKVMNLVALLIAPAVVRFGHGSDASAGLRAGVAAFALAVVIGAVWVSKRRSVAVS, from the coding sequence ATGTACCCCACTTCTCTCGCCGCGGCGGTGCTCACGAGCGGGAACCGGACGATCGTGTACGTCGTCGGGGCCGTCGCTCTCGCCGCGCTGGTCGTCGCGCGGCTCCTCGTCCGCCAGGTGCTCAGGGCCGGTGAGGGCACCGAGAGGATGCGGGAGATCGCCGCAGCCGTGCAGGAGGGGGCCAACGCCTACCTCGCGCGGCAGCTGCGGACCCTCGCCGTCTTCGCGTTCGTCGTGTTCTTCCTGCTGATGCTGCTGCCCGCGGACAACTGGTCACAGCGCGCCGGACGTTCCCTGTTCTTCCTGGTCGGGGCTTTGTTCTCGGCGGTCACCGGGTACATCGGCATGCGACTCGCCGTACGCGCCAACGTGCGCGTCGCGGCGGCCGCCAGGGAGGCCACCCCGGCCAAGGGCGAACCCGAGAAGAACCTGACGGAGGTCGCGCACCGGGCCATGCGGATCGCGTTCCGTACGGGCGGGGTCGTCGGCATGTGCACCGTCGGCCTCGGCCTCCTCGGGGCCGCCTGTGTCGTCCTCGTCTACGCGGCCGACGCGCCCAAGGTCCTGGAGGGATTCGGGCTCGGCGCCGCGCTCATCGCCATGTTCATGCGCGTGGGCGGCGGCATCTTCACCAAGGCCGCCGACGTCGGCGCAGACCTGGTCGGCAAGGTCGAGCAGGGCATCCCCGAGGACGATCCGCGCAACGCGGCCACCATCGCCGACAACGTGGGCGACAACGTCGGCGACTGCGCGGGCATGGCGGCCGACCTCTTCGAGTCGTACGCCGTCACCCTGGTCGCCGCGCTCATCCTCGGCAAGGCGGCCTTCGGCGACCACGGCCTGGCGTTTCCCCTGATCGTGCCCGCGATCGGCGTGATCACCGCGGTGATCGGCATCTTCGCGGTCTCCCCCCGGCACGGCGACCGCGGCGGGATGACCGCGATCAACCGCGGCTTCCTCGTCTCGGCGGTGATCTCGCTCGCCGGTGTCGCCGTCGCCGCCTTCACGTATCTGCCCTCCTCCTACGCCGAGCTCCGGGGAGTCACCGAGCCGGGCATCCACGACCACGCCGGCGATCCCCGGGTCCTCGCCCTGGTCGCCGTCGCCCTCGGTATCGTCCTCGCCGCGCTCATCCAGCAGCTCACCGGCTACTTCACGGAGACGAGCCGGCGGCCGGTCAGGGACATCGGCAAGTCCTCGCTCACCGGCCCCGCTACCGTCGTCCTCGCGGGCGTGGCCCTCGGCATGGAGTCCGCCGTCTACACGGCGCTCCTGATCGGCCTCGCCGTGTACGGGGCGTTCCTGCTCGGCGGTGCCTCGATCATGCTCGCGCTGTTCGCGGTCGCCCTCGCCGGTACGGGCCTGCTCACCACCGTCGGGGTGATCGTCGCCATGGACACCTTCGGACCGGTCGCCGACAACGCCCAGGGCATCGCGGAGATGTCCGGGGACGTCCAGGGCGCGGGCGCCCAGGTCCTCACCGACCTCGACGCCGTCGGCAACACGACGAAGGCCATCACCAAGGGCATCGCCATCGCCACCGCCGTACTCGCCGCCTCGGCGCTGTTCGGCTCGTACCGGGACGCCATCGCGACCTCCGTCGCCGAGGTCGGCGCGAGGGCGAACGAGCTGACGCTCTCGATGGACATCTCACAGCCCAACAACCTCTTCGGGCTGATCCTCGGCTCGGCGGTCGTCTTCCTGTTCTCGGGGCTCGCGATCAACGCCGTGTCGCGGTCGGCGGGTTCGGTGGTGTACGAGGTGCGGCGGCAGTTCCGCGAGCACCCCGGGATCATGAACTACACCGAGAAGCCCGAGTACGGACGGGTCGTCGACATCTGCACCAGGGACGCGCTGCGCGAACTCGCCACGCCCGGGCTGCTCGCCGTGATGGCCCCGATCGCCGTCGGCTTCGCGCTGGGCGTCGGACCGCTCGGCTCGTACCTCGCGGGCGCGATCGGTACGGGCGCGCTGATGGCGGTCTTCCTCGCCAACTCCGGTGGCGCCTGGGACAACGCGAAGAAGCTGGTCGAGGACGGGAACCACGGCGGCAAGGGCAGCGAGGCGCACGAGGCGACCGTCATCGGGGACACCGTCGGCGACCCGTTCAAGGACACCGCGGGACCGGCGATCAACCCGCTCCTGAAGGTGATGAACCTGGTCGCGCTGCTCATCGCCCCGGCCGTGGTGCGGTTCGGTCACGGGAGTGATGCCAGCGCCGGTCTGCGGGCGGGGGTCGCGGCGTTCGCGCTCGCCGTCGTCATCGGCGCCGTGTGGGTCTCCAAGAGGCGTTCGGTGGCGGTGTCCTGA